Proteins encoded together in one Meles meles chromosome 7, mMelMel3.1 paternal haplotype, whole genome shotgun sequence window:
- the MYF5 gene encoding myogenic factor 5 has translation MEMMDGCQFSPSEYFYEGSCIPSPEGGFGDEFEPRGAAFGAHKPELQGSDEDEHVRAPTGHHQAGHCLMWACKACKRKSTTMDRRKAATMRERRRLKKVNQAFETLKRCTTTNPNQRLPKVEILRNAIRYIESLQELLREQVENYYSLPGQSCSEPTSPTSNCSDGMPECNSPVWSRKSSSFESIYCPDMPNVYATDKSSLSSLDCLSSIVNRITNSEQPGLPLQDPASLSPVASTDSQPATPGASTSRLIYHVL, from the exons ATGGAAATGATGGACGGCTGCCAGTTCTCACCTTCTGAGTACTTCTATGAGGGCTCCTGCATCCCGTCCCCCGAGGGCGGGTTCGGGGATGAGTTTGAGCCAAGAGGGGCTGCCTTCGGGGCGCACAAACCAGAGCTGCAAGGCTCAGACGAGGACGAGCACGTGCGAGCCCCTACAggccaccaccaggctggccacTGTCTCATGTGGGCTTGCAAAGCATGCAAGAGAAAGTCCACCACCATGGATCGGCGGAAGGCGGCCACCATGCGCGAGAGGAGACGCCTGAAGAAGGTCAACCAGGCTTTCGAGACGCTCAAGAGGTGCACCACGACCAACCCCAACCAGAGGCTGCCCAAGGTGGAGATCCTCAGGAATGCCATCCGCTACATCGAGAGCCTGCAGGAGCTGCTGAGGGAGCAGGTGGAGAACTACTACAGCCTGCCAGGACAGAGCTGCTCGGAGCCCACCAGCCCCACCTCCAACTGCTCTGATGGCATG CCTGAATGTAACAGTCCGGTCTGGTCCAGAAAAAGCAGCAGTTTTGAGAGCATCTACTGCCCGGATATGCCAAATG TATATGCCACAGATAAAAGCTCCTTATCCAGCTTGGATTGTTTATCCAGCATAGTGAATCGAATCACCAACTCAGAGCAACCTGGATTGCCTCTCCAGGACCCGGCCTCTCTCTCCCCAGTTGCCAGCACGGATTCACAGCCTGCAACTCCAGGGGCCTCTACTTCCAGGCTCATCTATCATGTGCTATGA